Within Lepus europaeus isolate LE1 chromosome 8, mLepTim1.pri, whole genome shotgun sequence, the genomic segment tagatttacatagagggagagagtgagggaaagagaagtcatctttccactggttcactcctgaaagtGCCACAACAggcgagctgtgcctatccacatccttgagccaggagcttcttccaggtctcccctgtaggtacagaggcccaaggttgTCAGCCACcttgtcctgcttttccaggccataacagagagctggatcggaagtcaagcagctggctctcgaaccagtgcccatatgggatcccagcacggcaggtggcagctttacctgctatgccacggtgctggcccctccgtgATGTGTTGATACGtgcttccatttctgaaatgaaaccAAGAAGAACGCTGGAAAGACTCATCGTTGAAACTAGGTTTCTTTATTGGGTAAACCCTTAGAAAGGCATActttaatttccttgttttaGGTTTACAGTTTGTAATGGTTTACTTTATTTcaaacatggcacacacacacacacacacccacacactcacacacacctgtttgaaaacacatttcacagttaactctcataatgcaattcattaaggacagaggtcatgTGTGGAGGTTAGTACACTGTGATTTCCGTTGTGAATTTAACAAACACAAACGGTGGCAATTCTGGAGGACTAAGGGCTCCTGTTCAGTAGCATGGGATGACCACACAATGTTGTTGATGCTTAAAGACAACGGTTGATTTCCAGAGGCTCCTAGGAGGTCAAACGAAACTGCCAGGGACTGTGACAACCTGAGGCCATACCTTGTGGTAAGAGAGAGGGCCATGAGGTTCGGTTCGCCCTGGCTATTGACTTCGAGAAATCTGTCACCAGACTTCCATGAGAGGTGATGGAGAGGAAAGCATGAAGCATTGTGGTTTGTAGCCCAACGAGAAGGAGGCCGGTACTCCCCATCTTTCTCAGCGGCATCAGAATGCCTTCATGAAGCACAGAGTTCTGTGCCTGCAATCTCAACAATCGCTTAGTGACACGCGGTAAAGCTCACATCTCTATCCAACCTTGTGGCCTCACACAAAACACAGTGTCTCAGCCCTTGCCAATGCAGGAGACATATCCATTTGGTTCCAACCTAAGATTCCAATTCCCCCTTAGGACAGTTAATAAGGACAAACCCTTTGCACTTGCAACTCCAAACACGGAACTCGTGCACTGTCACCCAACCACATAACCGGGACGTACTCTTTCACTAACATCACCGGAACAGCAACAACAGAGGCCTCTTGGCATGTTTGTTCTTCCTCTTGGGGGGTTTGCTCCTTCCTCCCAGACGAGGGAGGTTGCCAGGATTCATGGCCACCTGCTCAGCGATGTGCCCAGCTGCCCCGTGCAGCAGGGACCTTTCCTGGTCAGGATGGTGCTTCCTCATCCCTGCGGCAGATCTTGCCTGGTGAATGACGATCGCATTGCCAGGCAGCGTGGGCTCCACTATCCTGAGGCTGAGTGCGCTTGTTGGTCGGTTCTGGGCTCGGAGGGATTGCCACTGATCGAAGGTGAATTCCTGAGTTGTTTGCTCCAAGTGCTCCTCGGACTCTGCAGCTTCACTAGGGGAAGGCCTTTCCAGCTCTCCTGGTGTGTGCTGGCCGTGTGTGTTGTCAGCCTCAAAGTCGGATGGTCCCCTGCCTGGAGACACTGTCCCATGTTCTCCTCCAAATCCACTCTTCCGCACATAAAACAGCACGTAGGCCCTTTGATTCAGGACACaagtgatgtcacaggcagttacCTTAGCGTCATCCATTTTATACCAGTGGCCAGTGCCAGCTTTGACATAGCAGAAGTAGTGTCCTGATTGACACCTGCGGCCAACATGGACGAGAACCGCATAGAGAACATAGTGCAGTGGCCTCCCGTTCTGCTGAGACATGTAAGGTCTCATGTCCAGGCACTCGGGATAGTGCACTTGTCCTCCGAGTTTCTCACCCGTGAAAGCAGAAAACCGTTTCAATACCAAGAGAAGCACGTCGCCAGCCGATTGCAAGGTGAGTGTCTTGGAAGCAGCTGTCTTCTTTAGGCAGGTAGCACAGTGATAGGCGTTTTCTCCATCCAGCTCTTCAGGTTGCACCAAGTGCTGCAAAGCTTGCTCCACACTGTCAGCTGTCTGGATATCCAACGCGATCTCCAGGTAAGGGTCCAAGGTGTCTGAGATGCCTTGGCACTGGAGACATTGGATTTGAGACCTCCAGTGTCCTCCAAATAGCTGCTGGGATGGAGCTTTGTCCTCTTGGGGAGCCACCGCGTTCATGAGCCCAGGCAGACCTGCTGCCTTCAGGACATCCAGAGCAAACATCAGAAATTCGTGGGCGTCTTCCTGCCTGTTTGtgtgaaagccagcagccagcacttgacagGGCTGGATCACGTCCCCAGGACTGTGGAGGGCCCCGAGAAAGTGAGTTTCCACGGCACACAGAATGCAGCGATCCGCGCGACGGCAGCTTtgagaatgcacctgggacagcatatAGTTGGCGAGGGGTGGGGTGTACGTGAGACACTGCAGGGCTGCATTCAGGTAGCAGGTGTTGCCCGTATTCTGCAGACCGGCCCCAATGCCATAAGGTCTCTTCCAGCTGCAGCTCAGAGAAGCTCCTCCGCTGGGAGCCAGATGGGTCGGCCCCGAAGCCAAATCACTTTGCAGCTGGAGCTCTTTCTGAGGTGAGGCTGGTGATTTCCCTGGGAGACAAACACCACAATGAGCATCATCCCCATCGGAGTTAGAATGTGCAAGTGGGAGTTTGTGCAAGTCATTCAAGTGGAACTCACCTTGCTTGAGAGGTGAAGCAGCCATCATGTCTCCAGGAGCCACTGTCACAAGGCAGCAAGATGCTTCCGTCTCTCAGACTGTCCTCCAAGGTTCACCCGGTCGGTCCTCTCCCCGCACCTTTTCTAGTCCACACTGCACGCCACACCCTGGACCTGCTACAGGACCCACCCATCAGCTTCCAGCCCTTCATGGGATTAGGGGCCTTAGGGTGTGGTCTCACGCCCTGACAGCCTCTGGGGCTTTAGCCACTTGATTACACTACCAGGGGAAGATGCATGTGAAGGATGCGGCTTTCATCTGCCTCGTGGAACTTGGTTGCCATGATGTGCTTCTAGGTGCCTTGGAGTTCTTCAAGGAACACAAAGAAGAATGCTGGAGAGACTGATGGCTGAAAGCaggttgttgtgtttcttttttggagCCCTTATAAAGgcacattttcactttttttcgttttgcaattatttacatattctccAAAGAAGCTTTTGAGGTATGGAATACAACCCTTCCAACCCTTCTCTTCATTCATCTGCCATTCcccgtcccattctccactacgatatattttcttctttgtaaatgtgtatttatttatttgaaagctagtgttacacagatcgaggagaggcagagtgagagagagacagagagagagagagagagagagagagagggttccatCCGATTACtccctccccaactggccccaacggccagagctgcaccaatgcggagccaggagctaggagcttgctccatgtctcccatgcgggtacaggtggccaagggcttgggccatcttctcctgctatccaaggccataacagagagctggattggaagtggatctcaaaccagcgcccatatgggttgccggcggcatttcaggacagggctttaacccactgcaccacagccacgGCCCCTATActacttttctaagatttacatatcaatttgaaaggtgcagttaaTTAGAGGCACTGGGAGGGAAGCAAGAAGGGATTAGGAGTGAAAGAGATagggacagacagtgagagagagagagagagagagagagagagagagagattgtccttccactggttcattcccgaaattgCCACGACAggcgagctgtgcctatccacagccttgagccaggagcttcttccaggtctcccctgtaggtacagaggcccaaggttgTCAGCCACcttgtcctgcttttccaggccataacagagagctggatcggaagtcaagcagctggctctcgaaccagtgcccatatgggatcccagcacggcaggtggcagcttgacctgctatgccacggtgctggcccctccgtgATGTGTTGATACGtgcttccatttctgaaatgaaaccAAGAAGAACGCTGGAAAGACTCATCGTTGAAACTAGGTTTCTTTATTGGGTAAACCCTTAGAAAGGCATActttaatttccttgttttaggtttacagtttgtaatggtttcctttatttcaaacatggcacacacacacacccacacactcacacactcacaaacacctgtttgaaaacacatttcacagttaactctcataatgcaattcattaaggacagaggtcctgtgtggAGGTTAGTACACTGTGATTTCCGTTGTGAATTTAACAACCACAAACGGTGGCAATTCTGGAGCATTAAGGGCTCCTGTTCAGTAGCATGGGATGACCACACAATGTTGTTGATGCTTAAAGACAACGGTTGATTTCCAGAGGCTCCTAGGAGGTCAAACGAAACTGCCAGGGACTGTGACAACCTGAGGCCATACCTTGTGGTAAGAGAGAGGGCCATGAGGTTCGGTTCGCCCTGGCTATTGACTTCGAGAAATCTGTCACCAGACTTCCATGAGAGGTGATGGAGAGGAAAGCATGAAGCATTGTGGTTTGTAGCCCAACGAGAAGGAGGCCGGTACTCCCCATCTTTCTCAGCGGCATCAGAATGCCTTCATGAAGCACAGAGTTCTGTGCCTGCAATCTCAACAATCGCTTAGTGACACGCGGTAAAGCTCACATCTCTATCCAACCTTGTGGCCTCACACAAAACACAGTGTCTCAGCCCTTGCCAATGCAGGAGACATATCCATTTGGTTCCAACCTAAGATTCCAATTCCCCCTTAGGACAGTTAATAAGGACAAACCCTTTGCACTTGCAACTCCAAACACGGAACTCGTGCACTGTCACCCAACCACATAACCGGGACGTACTCTTTCACTAACATCACCGGAACAGCAACAACAGAGGCCTCTTGGCATGTTTGTTCTTCCTCTTGGGGGGTTTGCTCCTTCCTCCCAGACGAGGGAGGTTGCCAGGATTCATGGCCACCTGCTCAGCGATGTGCCCAGCAGCCCCGTGCAGCAGGGACCTTTCCTGGTCAGGATGGTGCTTCCTCATCCCTGCGGCAGATCTTGCCTGGTGAATGACGATCGCATTGCCAGGCAGCGTGGGCTCCACTGTCCTGAGGCTGAGTGCGCTTGTTGGTCGGTTCTGGGCTCGGAGGGATTGCCACTGATCGAAGGTGAATTCCTGAGTTGTTTGCTCCAAGTGCTCCTCGGACTCTGCAGCTTCACTAGGGGAAGGCCTTTCCAGCTCTCCTGGTGTGTGCTGGCCGTGTGTGTTGTCAGCCTCAAAGTCGGATGGTCCCCTGCCTGGAGACACTGTCCCATGTTCTCCTCCAAATCCACTCTTCCGCACATAAAACAGCACGTAGGCCCTTTGATTCAGGACACaagtgatgtcacaggcagttacCTTAGCGTCATCCATTTTATACCAGTGGCCAGTGCCAGCTTTGACATAGCAGAAGTAGTGTCCTGATTGACACCTGCGGCCAACATGGACGAGAACCGCATAGAGAACATAGTGCAGTGGCCTCCCGTTCTGCTGAGACATGTAAGGTCTCATGTCCAGGCACTCGGGATAGTGCACTTGTCCTCCGAGTTTCTCACCCGTGAAAGCAGAAAACCGTTTCAATACCTAGAGAAGCACGTCGCCAGCCGATTGCAAGGTGAGTGTCTTGGAAGCAGCTGTCTTCTTTAGGCAGGTAGCACAGTGATAGGCGTTTTCTCCATCCAGCTCTTCAGGTTGCACCAAGTGCTGCAAAGCTTGCTCCACACTGTCGGCTGTCTGGATATCCAACGCGATCTCCAGGTAAGGGTCCAAGGTGTCTGAGATGCCTTGGCACTGGAGACATTGGATTTGAGACCTCCAGTGTCCTCCAAATAGCTGCTGGGATGGAGCTTTGTCCTCTTGGGGAGCCACCGCGTTCATGAGCCCAGGCAGACCTGCTGCCTTCAGGACATCCAGAGCAAACATCAGAAATTCGTGGGCGTCTTCCTGCCTGTTTGtgtgaaagccagcagccagcacttgacagGGCTGGATCATGTCCCCAGGACTGTGGAGGGCCCCGAGAAAGTGAGTTTCCACGGCACACAGAATGCAGCGATCCGCGCGACGGCAGCTTtgagaatgcacctgggacagcatatAGTTGGCGAGGGGTGGGGTATACGTGAGACACTGCAGGGCTGCATTCAGGTAGCAGGTGTTGCCCGTATTCTGCAGACCGGCCCCAATGCCATAAGGTCTCTTCCAGCTGCAGCTCAGAGAAGCTCCTCCACTGGGAGCCAGATGGGTCGGCCCCGAAGCCAAATCACTTTGCAGCTGGAGCTCTTTCTGAGGTGAGGCTGGTGATTTCCCTGGGAGACAAACACCACAATGAGCATCATCCCCATCGGAGTTAGAATGTGCAAGTGGGAGTTTGTGCAAGTCATTCAAGTGGAACTCACCTTGCTTGAGAGGTGAAGCAGCCATCATGTCTCCAGGAGCCACTGTCACAAGGCAGCAAGATGCTTCCGTCTCTCAGACTGTCCTCCAAGGTTCACCCGGTCGGTCCTCTCCCCGCACCTTTTCTAGTCCACACTGCACGCCACACCCTGGACCTGCTACAGGACCCACCCATCAGCTTCCAGCCCTTCATGGGATTAGGGGCCTTAGGGTGTGGTCTCACGCCCTGACAGCCTCTGGGCCTTTAGCCACTTGATTACACTACCTGGGGAAGATGCATGTGAAGGATACGGCTTTCATCTGCCTTGTGGAACTTGGTTGCCATGATGTGCTTCTAGGTGCCTTGGAGTTCTTCAAGGAACACAAAGAAGAATGCTGGAGAGACTGATGGCTGAAAGCaggttgttgtgtttcttttttggagccctaataaaggaacattttcactttttttcgttttgcaattatttacatattctccAAAGAAGCTTTTGAGGTATGGAATACAACCCTTCCAACCCTTCTCTTCATTCATCTGCCATTCCCCGTCCCATGCTCCACtatgatatattttcttctttgtaaatgtgtatttatttatttgaaagctagtgttacacagatcgaggagaggcagagtgagagagagacagagagagagagagagagagagagagagagagagagagggttccatCCGATTACtccctccccaactggccccaacggccagagctgcaccaatgcggagccaggagctaggagcttgctccatgtctcccatgcgggtacaggtggccaagggcttgggccatcttctcctgctatccaaggccataacagagagctggattggaagtggagcagccgggtctcaaaccagcacccatgtgggttgccggcggcatttcaggacagggctttaacccactgcaccacagccacgGCCCCTATActacttttctaagatttacatatcaatttgaaaggtgcagttaaTTAGAGGCACTGGGAGGGAAGCAAGAAGGGATTAggagtgaaagagatagagatagagatagagagagagagagagagagagagagagagagagagattgtccttccactggttcattcccgaaattgCCACGACAggcgagctgtgcctatccacatccttgagccaggagcttcttccaggtctcccctgtaggtacagaggcccaaggttgTCAGCCACcttgtcctgcttttccaggccataacagagagctggatcggaagtcaagcagctggctctcgaaccagtgcccatatgggatcccagcacggcaggtggcagcttgacctgctatgccacggtgctggcccctccgtgATGTGTTGATACGtgcttccatttctgaaatgaaacaaagaagaacGCTGGAAAGACTCATCGTTGAAACTAGGTTTCTTTATTGGGTAAACCCTTAGAAAGGCATActttaatttccttgttttaggtttacagtttgtaatggtttcctttatttcaaacatggcacacacacacacccacacacccacacactcacaaacacctgtttgaaaacacatttcacagttaactctcataatgcaattcattaaggacagaggtcctgtgtggAGGTTAGTACACTGTGATTTCCGTTGTGAATTTAACAACCACAAACGGTGGCAATTCTGGAGCATTAAGGGCTCCTGTTCAGTAGCATGGGATGACCACACAATGTTGTTGATGCTTAAAGACAACGGTTGATTTCCAGAGGCTCCTAGGAGGTCAAACGAAACTGCCAGGGACTGTGACAACCTGAGGCCATACCTTGTGGTAAGAGAGAGGGCCAGGAGGTTCGGTTCGCCCTGGCTATTGACTTCGAGAAATCTGTCACCAGACTTCCATGAGAGGTGATGGAGAGGAAAGCATGAAGCATTGTGGTTTGTAGCCCAACGAGAAGGAGGCCGGTACTCCCCATCTTTCTCAGCGGCATCAGAATGCCTTCATGAAGCACAGAGTTCTGTGCCTGCAATCTCAACAATCGCTTAGTGACACGCGGTAAAGCTCACATCTCTATCCAACCTTGTGGCCTCACACAAAACACAGTGTCTCAGCCCTTGAAAATGCAGGAGACATATCCATTTGGTTCCAACCTAAGATTCCAATTCCCCCTTAGGACAGTTAATAAGGACAAACCCTTTGCACTTGCAACTCCAAACACGGAACTCGTGCACTGTCACCCAACCACATAACCGGGACGTACTCTTTCACTAACATCACCGGAACAGCAACAACAGAGGCCTCTTGGCATGTTTGGTCTTCCTCTTGGGGGGTTTGCTCCTTCCTCCCAGACGAGGGAGGTTGCCAGGATTCATGGCCACCTGCTCAGCGATGTGCCCAGCAGCCCCGTGCAGCAGGGACCTTTCCTGGTCAGGATGATGCTTCCTCATCCCTGCGGCAGATCTTGCCTGGTGAATGACGATCGCATTGCCAGGCAGCGTGGGCTCCACTGTCCTGAGGCTGAGTGCGCTTGTTGGTCGGTTCTGGGCTCGGAGGGATTGCCACTGATCGAAGGTGAATTCCTGAGTTGTTTGCTCCAAGTGCTCCTCGGACTCTGCAGCTTCACTAGGGGAAGGCCTTTCCAGCTCTCCTGGTGTGTGCTGGCCGTGTGTGTTGTCAGCCTCAAAGTCGGATGGTCCCCTGCCTGGAGACACTGTCCCATGTTCTCCTCCAAATCCACTCTTCCGCACATAAAACAGCACGTAGGCCCTTTGATTCAGGACACaagtgatgtcacaggcagttacCTTAGCGTCATCCATTTTATACCAGTGGCCAGTGCCAGCTTTGACATAGCAGAAGTAGTGTCCTGATTGACACCTGCGGCCAACATGGACGAGAACCGCATAGAGAACATAGTGCAGTGGCCTCCCGTTCTGCTGAGACATGTAAGGTCTCATGTCCAGGCACTCGGGATAGTGCACTTGTCCTCCGAGTTTCTCACCCGTGAAAGCAGAAAACCGTTTCAATACCAAGAGAAGCACGTCGCCAGCCGATTGCAAGGTGAGTGTCTTGGAAGCAGCTGTCTTCTTTAGGCAGGTAGCACAGTGATAGGCGTTTTCTCCATCCAGCTCTTCAGGTTGCACCAAGTGCTGCAAAGCTTGCTCCACACTGTCGGCTGTCTGGATATCCAACGCGATCTCCAGGTAAGGGTCCAAGGTGTCTGAGATGCCTTGGCACTGGAGACATTGGATTTGAGACCTCCAGTGTCCTCCAAATAGCTGCTGGGATGGAGCTTTGTCCTCTTGGGGAGCCACCGCGTTCATGAGCCCAGGCAGACCTGCTGCCTTCAGGACATCCAGAGCAAACATCAGAAATTCGTGGGCGTCTTCCTGCCTGTTTGtgtgaaagccagcagccagcacttgacagGGCTGGATCACGTCCCCAGGACTGTGGAGGGCCCCGAGAAAGTGAGTTTCCACGGCACACAGAATGCAGCGATCCGCGCGACGGCAGCTTtgagaatgcacctgggacagcatatAGTTGGCGAGGGGTGGGGTATACGTGAGACACTGCAGGGCTGCATTCAGGTAGCAGGTGTTGCCCGTATTCTGCAGACCGGCCCCAATGCCATAAGGTCTCTTCCAGCTGCAGCTCAGAGAAGCTCCTCCACTGGGAGCCAGATGGGTCGGCCCCGAAGCCAAATCACTTTGCAGCTGGAGCTCTTTCTGAGGTGAGGCTGGTGATTTCCCTGGGAGACAAACACCACAATGAGCATCATCCCCATCGGAGTTAGAATGTGCAAGTGGGAGTTTGTGCAAGTCATTCAAGTGGAACTCACCTTGCTTGAGAGGTGAAGCAGCCATCATGTCTCCAGGAGCCACTGTCACAAGGCAGCAAGATGCTTCCGTCTCTCAGACTGTCCTCCAAGGTTCACCCGGTCGGTCCTCTCCCCGCACCTTTTCTAGTCCACACTGCACGCCACACCCTGGACCTGCTACAGGACCCACCCATCAGCTTCCAGCCCTTCATGGGATTAGGGGCCTTAGGGTGTGGTCTCACGCCCTGACAGCCTCTGGGCCTTTAGCCACTTGATTACACTACCAGGGGAAGATGCATGTGAAGGATGCGGCTTTCATCTGCCTTGTGGAACTTGGTTGCCATGATGTGCTTCTAGGTGCCTTGGAGTTCTTCAAGGAACACAAAGAAGAATGCTGGAGAGACTGATGGCTGAAAGCaggttgttgtgtttcttttttggagccctaataaaggaacattttcactttttttcgttttgcaattatttacatattctccAAAGAAGCTTTTGAGGTATGGAATACAACCCTTCCAACCCTTCTCTTCATTCATCTGCCATTCcccgtcccattctccactatgatatattttcttctttgtaaatgtgtatttatttatttgaaagctagtgttacacagatcgaggagaggcagagtgagagagagacagagagagagagagagagagagagagagagagagagagagggttccatCCGATTACtccctccccaactggccccaacggccagagctgcaccaatgcggagccaggagctaggagcttgctccatgtctcccatgcgggtacaggtggccaagggcttgggccatcttctcctgctatccaaggccataacagagagctggattggaagtggagcagccgggtctcaaaccagcacccatgtgggttgccggcggcatttcaggacagggctttaacccactgcaccacagccacgGCCCCTATActacttttctaagatttacatatcaatttgaaaggtgcagttaaTTAGAGGCACTGGGAGGGAAGCAAGAAGGGATTAggagtgaaagagatagagatagagatagagagagagagagagagagagagagagagagagagattgtccttccactggttcattcccgaaattgCCACGACAggcgagctgtgcctatccacatccttgagccaggagcttcttccaggtctcccctgtaggtacagaggcccaaggttgTCAGCCACcttgtcctgcttttccaggccataacagagagctggatcggaagtcaagcagctggctctcgaaccagtgcccatatgggatcccagcacggcaggtggcagcttgacctgctatgccacggtgctggcccctccgtgAT encodes:
- the LOC133765377 gene encoding ubiquitin carboxyl-terminal hydrolase 17-like protein 13, whose protein sequence is MAASPLKQGKSPASPQKELQLQSDLASGPTHLAPSGGASLSCSWKRPYGIGAGLQNTGNTCYLNAALQCLTYTPPLANYMLSQVHSQSCRRADRCILCAVETHFLGALHSPGDVIQPCQVLAAGFHTNRQEDAHEFLMFALDVLKAAGLPGLMNAVAPQEDKAPSQQLFGGHWRSQIQCLQCQGISDTLDPYLEIALDIQTADSVEQALQHLVQPEELDGENAYHCATCLKKTAASKTLTLQSAGDVLLLVLKRFSAFTGEKLGGQVHYPECLDMRPYMSQQNGRPLHYVLYAVLVHVGRRCQSGHYFCYVKAGTGHWYKMDDAKVTACDITCVLNQRAYVLFYVRKSGFGGEHGTVSPGRGPSDFEADNTHGQHTPGELERPSPSEAAESEEHLEQTTQEFTFDQWQSLRAQNRPTSALSLRIVEPTLPGNAIVIHQARSAAGMRKHHPDQERSLLHGAAGHIAEQVAMNPGNLPRLGGRSKPPKRKNKHAKRPLLLLFR
- the LOC133765379 gene encoding ubiquitin carboxyl-terminal hydrolase 17-like protein 6, whose amino-acid sequence is MAASPLKQGKSPASPQKELQLQSDLASGPTHLAPSGGASLSCSWKRPYGIGAGLQNTGNTCYLNAALQCLTYTPPLANYMLSQVHSQSCRRADRCILCAVETHFLGALHSPGDVIQPCQVLAAGFHTNRQEDAHEFLMFALDVLKAAGLPGLMNAVAPQEDKAPSQQLFGGHWRSQIQCLQCQGISDTLDPYLEIALDIQTADSVEQALQHLVQPEELDGENAYHCATCLKKTAASKTLTLQSAGDVLLLVLKRFSAFTGEKLGGQVHYPECLDMRPYMSQQNGRPLHYVLYAVLVHVGRRCQSGHYFCYVKAGTGHWYKMDDAKVTACDITCVLNQRAYVLFYVRKSGFGGEHGTVSPGRGPSDFEADNTHGQHTPGELERPSPSEAAESEEHLEQTTQEFTFDQWQSLRAQNRPTSALSLRTVEPTLPGNAIVIHQARSAAGMRKHHPDQERSLLHGAAGHIAEQVAMNPGNLPRLGGRSKPPKRKTKHAKRPLLLLFR